The stretch of DNA ttcattttcatacAGGAATACATGATCGTGAGTTATTACCCATGCCTCTTTgagtggcaaattataccatgaaccggtctaccttgcattgtaggtagatcctggtccaaaaataaccttcaaattttgtatatgtagttgacacattctgtacgtGCAGTTGACAGTTTTTGTACCTATACTTGTTATATTGTGTAAGCAATTATCCATGCACGGAAATTGTTAATTGTaagtacagaatgtgttaactaaAGATACAGATTTTTTGTATtaaggttcacaatgcaatatgaactttGGTTTATGATATACCAATGAGTCTAATCTAATAGGTCGTAGTATATCGAGTTAGgcaaattaggcaaattatactttggatcatgatttacattatacggagtaatatagaTTGTTAATAAATGTTCAGACCCCTTCCATCTTATTCCAAACATTTCACAATGTCCTCTACAAAGCTATACAATCTTCATCCCAAATTGCCTGGTAGTTTTTGCTACGATTATAACACCTCCAAAGCTAAACTTTGGTTGTGAGCCCAAAGCCAAAGGGGAAGAGGGGGTCATAATGTGGGTCACCAACGTTCATGGGCAGTTGCTCTACATTCTTGAACCAAGTCCGAGGTAACTTTCCGGTGAAAGGGTAGTCTCCAAACAAGACGTCTGCAACGCCGCCACCTTCGGTGCCCGGGAGCCAGGCAGCCACCAAAGCATCGATCAACGGCAGATATGGTTCGATCACCAGAGGCCTACCGGAAACCAGCACGACAACACATTTCATGATTAGACAAACGTTAGAAACTATGGTGAGGCCTGGTTCAGGGATGGTCAAGTTGAGGCTGTCCCCATAGTATTCAACGTAGGGAAACTCCCCCACAACAACTATGGCGTAGGAAAAGTTGTTGGATTTTATGAATTCGATCTTAGGGTTCTCGTTGTAGACTACTTTTGTCTCTGGATCAACCACCCGCGTTATGCCAGTTAAAACCGTTGTTCCTATAAAAGATTATACAACACTTTTCATAAGTTATATTATTCAAGatgagtattatattattcGCGATATTTACCATACCAATAGTCATATTGTTGCCACTATAGCCTTCCCAAGTGATTGTCCAGCCACCACATTGATTGCCAATATTATGAGCATGAGTTCCGGCAACCAATACTTTTGCTGCCTTTTTGGGGAGAGGAAGTAAAGGCTCATCGCCATTTTGCCCATTCTTCAACAAAACAAGTGATTTCCTCACTGCTTCTCTTCCTAACTCTCTATGAGCCTAATCAACACATGAATCACATAGGCTAATAGGGGGTTCATTTACTAatcggagaaaaaaaaaatagagaatgcGTTTACTTGTACATAAACGGTTATAAGTTAGTCTTGAACTCACTTGGCTGCCAACGTGATGAACTAGACTGTGATCAGCCAAAGGGTTTTCGAAGAGACCCATTGTAAACTTGACTCTCAAGATCCTCTTCACGGCGTCATCAATTCGACTCATTGGAATGAACTTGTTCTTCACCAAATAACCTAAGGTATCCATGAACTCTGTGTAGTTATATGGCACCATCACCTGCATGCAACATGAATTAACCTAGGTTTCTTTTGTATCAAGTATAAACAATAACAATTTTATGCTTGATTACACGGAATACTGTGGAGATATATTGGGTACAAGTAATCCTAGTATATGCTTAGTTGTACTGAATGAGAACAATTGCTTATTGTACATAGTACATGGTACAACTCAAAAAGCATACATAGTACCCAACATGAAAAGTATGGTAGAAATCTTTgtatataaatagatgaagTTAGAAAGAGTGTAAGTCTTAGATGCAAACCATGTCAATGCCAGCTTGGATGCCTTTTAGAACTGAGTAAGTGTAGTTTGCATGTTCTGGATCTGTGATTTTGTCTATACCCAACCAATTTGAGATGACAAAGCCCtataaaaaaacacaaaaaaatcactCTTATATGCTCGATCAGATATAAATTATGTCCTGATACTTGTATTTTGATCTCGAGAACTAGATTTAACTGTAAATTTAGTGTACCCTGAATTTAAGAGTGCCTTTGAGGAAGTCGGTGATGAGATAACGGTCGGCGTGCACCTTTTGGCCGTTGAAGGTGTTGTAGGAGAGAGCAATGGTGGAAATGCCATTGATGATGGAGTGGTAGAATCCAGGCATGTGGATGCTTAGGAGTTCATGCCAACCTATAACGGTGTCGTTTTCATCTTTCCCCTTTGTTGTGCCACCATCTCCAACAAAGTTCCTTGCGCATGCTGCTACTTTGGTCCTGACAAATAATTGATAGATCAAACTCATCATCATTAAGATTATTGCGACGGAAATTCAGAGTTATTATCTGATGGTTTGTATGAGATAAACTTGCTTATATGTACTGCCATCCAAAAAGTAAATgacaatttgttttttaattcgTATATTTATCAAAGGTGACTGGTACAAGTAGTCGAAAAACCTCATTACCGTGTTATAAAACCTAATTTACATCCACTTTGATGATCAAGATATTCAACCACACTTTTCTGAACcgctgaaatttttatttttattttttgaccaCCTGATTGTtgaaaattatgacaactaccCGTTGTCAACGTTAACTTATACGTCTAAATTTTTCGACCTTGTTAGGCAGTCGCCTGATTCATATAGTAAATAATTCTCCTAAATTTTAAAGGTTTGTAAAAAAACTTGATTTTCAAtcataaattctaaaattttaacCACTTTTCATGATTAGAATAATACATCCTCATAGTCTCATAAGACAACTAACCATAATGAAATTAAACTTACTTGCCACCAACAAAGGGTACACCCTTGCGGTAAGAGGGAGGAATATGACCTTGTAACCCACCAACAATCTCACTTGTCATTTCCCTCACAATTTCCACTTCTTCACTAAACGTCTCGTAACACCTTCCCCATCTTGGATCTCTGCATACCTTAGCTTCCACcaaaatgtaaatgtaataatttataaaaattcatgaatatataattaattaaggttAGTTTACGTACAAACGCAGACATGTATGTATagaataaattttatgcaaaatcaTCTCGATCAAGCGAAtcatattatatagtgtatatatatataccgagACGCAGGGACCAAAAACATATGGAATGCCGGTAGCTCTAGCTTCAAGTGCAGTTGCTGCACCTATCCTCCTTACTAGCTCTGCATCTCTGCAAAatgcataataaaatataatactttatattgtACGTCGCTTTTGGTCCTATAGGTTTGGTGTCATCCACTATTGatgtataattataaatattaccaCTATAAATGCACGATTATTCTCTTGTATGCATGTATTTTTTCACTTTCAATCTTTCTAGTGAAAAATCTGTTGAAATTAAGATCTTGTGAATTTTGCCATGCAACTTGTGAGTGATTAGATTTTATAGACAATCCTACCTAGCACGCTCTTGTAGGGATCAGAGCAAGACTTAATGAACTTTTTgcctataaattaaattttagtcACTCATAAGTCTTATATATATGTCAGGATTTGGTGAGTTTTACAAAAACAGAAGTTGTGTGACATAAGGTGGAGCGACCTAGCAACCTATTgactttcttaatttgagctgGTAGACAACTTAGACCAGCTTGCCTCTTTATAAGAATGAATTTACCCATGTACACATCCTTAAATAGTGGCTGTGATTTCCTCCTTCAGGCAAAAACTTTATAAGACACACACATAGTGGCTGTGATTTCCTCCTTTAGGCAAAAACTTTATaggacacacacacacacacacacacacacacacacacacacacacacacacacacacacacacacacacacacacacacacacacacttaccTTGTTGCTCCAAGCCCAATATTGTGAGGAAAAATGGTGGCCTTATACACATTATTATTCCCATGAACACCATCACTCCCATAAATCATGGGAATCCCAAGCCTAGAAGACATTGCCCCCTTTTGAAACCCATTTATCATCTCAATCCACTCCTCCGCCGTCGCGTTCCGCCGCGGCGAGCTGCCGGCGCCGCTCAGCACGCTTCCCAACCACCGATCTCTCACCACCGCCGCCGTCAAATTCTCCCGATCAACCTGCGTCATTTGCCCAATCTTTTCCTCCAACGTCATCCGCCTCAAAAGGTCTCTAATCCTTGCCCCTATCTTCTTATTTGGGTCCTTGTAAACCttgtattcttcttcttcttgttctgcTCCAATGGCCGCCATGCATGAACATAATATGATGACTAAAACTAGAACTCCTAATAATGGGACTACGTTTCTTGcgattttcatttttgtttttttacgaTGTTGTCGGGAATGTTATACTATGATGTTTTTCGGAGACTTACTATGATGTTTTGTATGTATGCATCAAATTCAAACTCGAGGTCTTACTTATaggaaactaattaattaacttcTTCACTATAGAGCTACCCGTGACCTCCTTGCATTAATTTGTGGGGAACATTAATGGCTTGGTTTGAAGGCTTTTTTTGAATAAGGGAAAAGTTGGCTTCATTAAGCATGGGTTGACGTTGATATTTTTGTGCCATGAAAGCTGCTACTAtaagaaaaatcaaatcaaatttactcaaaaaaaattcataacaataaattactaaaatttgtatttatttaatttatcaacGAATTTTCGTAGGTAAATATTGAAATTCCTACGTATTTAAGCTGTAATTGTTTAATTCACAGTTAAATATGTagatattttacttttttttttttttttttggtagtgtgCCTGGATTGGACATATGTACCATGGAGTTATCTATGCCACAAGAACAAAAATGCATGATGAAGTGGTGGGAAGAATTAGTGGTTTGATTTGATAGATGGCCACTTCTGAAAGAAGGAAAAGCTTAGCACTACAATGAAGTATAATAGTATGAAAGTTGAAATTTTGGGATGCATGAAAGCTGCATGGATCCCACATTGTGTGGCAACAATAGATTTGAATGTCATAATACATTCTACATTGTTTCCCCATGGTAAAAACCTAAAGGAATTATCTAAAGTCATATAGTGACATAGATTATGATCGAGATGCTGATTTTGTTTTCCTGTAGCTACAACGAaagttttataaaataattaaacgaCGCAATTGACTTATacgtttaaatttttttgatctTTTTAGACAGtcgtaaattgtgtattttgaacgcAGTCTACTTTACAATGTGGATCCAgattcacagaataatttgcggGTATTATTTAAAAGTAGCATAATTTGGGTAATGTAATTGCATAAAACATACTATAATAAGCTCCAAATCATCAACATAATAAATGCTAAAACCCTTAACCCCTTAGCCTATACTTTAGTGGTGAGTCCAAACCCAAACGGAAAGAGAGGATCGTAGTTAGGATCGCCGACGTTCATGGGCAGCTGGTCCACGTTCTTGAACCAAGTTCTCGACAGTTTTCCGGTGAACGGAAAATCCCCGAACAGGACATCGGCGACGCCCTGCCCTTCCGATCCGGGGAGCCACGCGGCCACCAAAGCGTCAATCGACGTCAGATACGGCTCGATCACCACCGGCCGGCCGGAGATGAGAACGACGACGCATTTCACGGTTTGGCAAACGTTGGAGATGGTGTTGAGGCCCGGGTCGGGTATGGTGAGGTTGAGGTTGTCGCCGAAGAACTCGGCGTAGGGGCTCTCTCCGACCACCACGACGGCGTAGGAAAAGTTGTTGGATTTCACGAACTCCGTGTCGGGGTTTTCGTTGTACACTACTTTTGTCTCAGGATCAACTGCTCCCGTTATGCCGGTTAGAATGGTAGTTCctgtaaaaaaaagaaaaaaattagaaaactctATCATCAAATGTAACAAGTTTTTTCAATCATTTTCAACCCGGGTTGATAAGAGCATCCATATTAGTGCAGTTTAcacagttttttaaaaaaacatagctgatgtggaggagagagggagagaagaGAGATAATTTGAGGGCTTCCCTCAAGAGATGAGTTTTTTGTGGATCCCGCAGCACAGAGAAAGAGGAGGTGACAGCGTATTGCTAGGCGTTTCGTGCACAATGGGGAGAGAAGAGAGATAATTTGAGGACTTCCTCCCAGGGATAAGTTTTTTGTGGGTCCTGTCGCACAAAGAAAGAGGAGGTGACAGCGCACTGCTAGGCGTATCTCGCACAAGGGGGCGCGTGCACGCTCCGACTGGCACGTCCTCActgttaaacattttttttttctctcatttctcTCTTACTTTGGCACCTAAAAACATCACTATTGAGGTTGCTCTAGTAACAATACAAGATTTTTCTATGATACTCATACAAAAGacattttaattgaaatttcgAATTTTGATTGATTAGGGTGATCGAGAATCTCGAGTTTTCTAGACATATATTTTGACATACCGGTAGTAATGTTGTTGCCAGCATAGCCTTGCCAAGTGATTGTCCAGCCACCACATTGATTGCCAATATTGTGAGCATGAGTTCCAGCAACCAATATTTTTGGTGCCTTTTTGGGTAGAGGAAGTAAAGGCTCATCGGCGTTTTCGCCATTTTTCAACAAAACAAGTGATTTCCTCACGGCTTCTCTTGCCAACTCTCTATGGGCCTAATAATCACAATCACATAACATTAAACACGAtaacattatcaaaatttacAGAGGTAAGCTCAAATGCGACCAGATCTTaacatgcactattaggtatgcaaaaacgCACTATATAATGTTAGGAAACGCACAATGCactacaaaacacaccattaagTATGCATGCATCACctcaaaacacaccattaggtgtggtgagGTATGATGCATTTTTTTGGTATGTGGTGCGTTGatgcatttcattgttgtgcgtttcctaacactattaGTGCGTTTTTACATATATACCGAATGGTGCGGCTGCCCCAACCGCATATTAAGTTGACCGCCCGCACTGAAacttgaccatatatatatatatatatacacacacaaatgaAACTATATAACATTTTATTGACTTGATCTTGTGAGACGAGTGTTGGGTATGAACTCACCTGGCTTCCTAGATGATGTGCAAGGCTATTATCAGCCAAAGGATTTTCAAAGAGACCCATAGTGAATTTGACTCTCAATATTCTCTTAACGGCGTCGTCTATCCGACTTGTGGGAATGAAGTTGTTTTTCACCAAGTAGGTTAAAGTGTTTATGAATTCAGTGTGGTTATATGGCACCATGACCTGCACgaacaaaattaaagttattattCTAAAAAACACGTTTTTCATCATATCATGACTCAACTGTACGTATTAGTTGCATCCCGAATGCATATACCAAAAAGATAAAGCAAGCTACATGATTTGTCCATACACATTTTATTAACGATTGGTGTTGGTCCGTTTTCGACTACCCATTAATCGTAAAACCaaaaatatacacacacaaagaaGATAAAGCAGCTACTATACAAACCATGTCAATGCCAGCTTCTATGCCTTTCAAAACCGAGTAGGTGTAGTTTGAGTGTTCTGGGTATGTGATTTTATCTATACCCATCCAATCTGAAATTACAAAACCCTGAAAAAACAAAAGGTACATTAAAAAGTTTCCGAGATTGGTTAGTTCTTTTATACAAACACTTTACATTAACAAGCTTGGTTGGAGTGAGTGGTCGTGCATTCTCCTCCCTTAAGAGAGGACGAGAGTTCAAACCCCCTCTCGTatggaaaaatcaatttgaCCAGCTGGCGTGCTTGCTTAGGACACCAAatttgccccccccccccccccccccccccccNNNNNNNNNNNNNNNNNNNNNNNNNNNNNNNNNNNNNNNNNNNNNNNNNNNNNNNNNNNNNNNNNNNNNNNNNNNNNNNNNNNNNNNNNNNNNNNNNNNNNNNNNNNNNNNNNNNNNNNNNNNNNNNNNNNNNNNNNNNNNNNNNNNNNNNNNNNNNNNNNNNNNNNNNNNNNNNNNNNNNNNNNNNNNNNNNNNNNNNNNNNNNNNNNNNNNNNNNNNNNNNNNNNNNNNNNNNNNNNNNNNNNNNNNNNNNNNNNNNNNNNNNNNNNNNNNNNNNNNNNNNNNNNNNNNNNNNNNNNNNNNNNNNNNNNNNNNNNNNNNNNNNNNNNNNNNNNNNNNNNNNNNNNNNNNNNNNNNNNNNNNNNNNNNNNNNNNNNNNNNNNNNNNNNNNNNNNNNNNNNNNNNNNNNNNNNNNNNNNNNNNNNNNNNNNNNNNNNNNNNNNNNNNNNNNNNNNNNNNNNNNNNNNNNNNNNNNNNNNNNNNNNNNNNNNNNNNNNNNNNNNNNNNNNNNNNNNNNNNNNNNNNNNNNNNNNNNNNNNNNNNNNNNNNNNNNNNNNNNNNNNNNNNNNNNNNNNNNNNNNNNNNNNNNNNNNNNNNNNNNNNNNNNNNNNNNNNNNNNNNNNNNNNNNNNNNNNNNNNNNNNNNNNNNNNNNNNNNNNNNNNNNNNNNNNNNNNNNNNNNNNNNNNNNNNNNNNNNNNNNNNNNNNNNNNNNNNNNNNNNNNNNNNNNNNNNNNNNNNNNNNNNNNNNNNNNNNNNNNNNNNNNNNNNNNNNNNNNNNNNNNNNNNNNNNNNNNNNNNNNNNNNNNNNNNNNNNNNNNNNNNNNNNNNNNNNNNNNNNNNNNNNNNNNNNNNNNNNNNNNNNNNNNNNNNNNNNNNNNNNNNNNNNNNNNNNNNNNNNNNNNNNNNNNNNNNNNNNNNNNNNNNNNNNNNNNNNNNNNNNNNNNNNNNNNNNNNNNNNNNNNNNNNNNNNNNNNNNNNNNNNNNNNNNNNNNNNNNNNNNNNNNNNNNNNNccccccccccccccccttaaTTGGGCCGACTCAATGTGAATgagattagtctgagtatggtacggaCGTAACTGCTTAGGACACCTCGTAATTCGCCCCTTAATTGGACTGGTTGGACAGACCTAGTGTGAATAGAAATTAGTTTGAGTATGGTACGAGTGTGCAGTTGTTCCTTAATTGGACCGACCCAATGTGAACGAAAATTAGTTT from Ipomoea triloba cultivar NCNSP0323 chromosome 7, ASM357664v1 encodes:
- the LOC116024668 gene encoding uncharacterized protein LOC116024668 — protein: MKIARNVVPLLGVLVLVIILCSCMAAIGAEQEEEEYKVYKDPNKKIGARIRDLLRRMTLEEKIGQMTQVDRENLTAAVVRDRWLGSVLSGAGSSPRRNATAEEWIEMINGFQKGAMSSRLGIPMIYGSDGVHGNNNVYKATIFPHNIGLGATRDAELVRRIGAATALEARATGIPYVFGPCVSVCRDPRWGRCYETFSEEVEIVREMTSEIVGGLQGHIPPSYRKGVPFVGGKTKVAACARNFVGDGGTTKGKDENDTVIGWHELLSIHMPGFYHSIINGISTIALSYNTFNGQKVHADRYLITDFLKGTLKFRGFVISNWLGIDKITDPEHANYTYSVLKGIQAGIDMVMVPYNYTEFMDTLGYLVKNKFIPMSRIDDAVKRILRVKFTMGLFENPLADHSLVHHVGSQAHRELGREAVRKSLVLLKNGQNGDEPLLPLPKKAAKVLVAGTHAHNIGNQCGGWTITWEGYSGNNMTIGTTVLTGITRVVDPETKVVYNENPKIEFIKSNNFSYAIVVVGEFPYVEYYGDSLNLTIPEPGLTIVSNVCLIMKCVVVLVSGRPLVIEPYLPLIDALVAAWLPGTEGGGVADVLFGDYPFTGKLPRTWFKNVEQLPMNVGDPHYDPLFPFGFGLTTKV
- the LOC116025373 gene encoding lysosomal beta glucosidase-like, with translation MGAGAESEYKAYKDPTRKIGSRIRDLMGRMTLEEKIGQMTQLDRQNLTAAVLRDYSIGSVLSGGGSVPWPNATAAEWVEMVNGFQNASLASRLGIPMIYGIDAVHGHNNVYKATIFPHNVGLGATRDADLVKRIGAATALEARATGIPYVFAPCIAVCRDPRWGRCYESYSEDVEIVKKMTELIPGLQGDIPPNHPKGIPYVGGKTKVAACAKHFVGDGGTTKGIDENNTVINWHELMHIHMPGYLPSIVKGVSTVMVSYSSINGVKMHANRYLITNFLKGLLKFRGFVISDWMGIDKITYPEHSNYTYSVLKGIEAGIDMVMVPYNHTEFINTLTYLVKNNFIPTSRIDDAVKRILRVKFTMGLFENPLADNSLAHHLGSQAHRELAREAVRKSLVLLKNGENADEPLLPLPKKAPKILVAGTHAHNIGNQCGGWTITWQGYAGNNITTGTTILTGITGAVDPETKVVYNENPDTEFVKSNNFSYAVVVVGESPYAEFFGDNLNLTIPDPGLNTISNVCQTVKCVVVLISGRPVVIEPYLTSIDALVAAWLPGSEGQGVADVLFGDFPFTGKLSRTWFKNVDQLPMNVGDPNYDPLFPFGFGLTTKV